The window CCTCCCTGCTCACTATCCTATGGGTGGTCTTCATGACCAACTCGATGAATCTGCTCGACAACATGGACGGCCTCAGCGCTGGCGTGGCAGCCATTGCCGCATTTTCGTTCTTCATCTGTGCTCTCCGCACGGATGAAGCCTTCATCTGCGTATTACTAATGGTCTTTGCCGGGTCAGTCCTCGGTTTCCTCATTCATAACCTCTATCCCGCCCGCATCTACATGGGCGATACGGGGGCCATGTTCTGCGGATACATTCTGGCTACTCTGTCCATACTCATCACCTTCTATAACGAGAGCACGCCGTCTCGGATAGCAATCGCGGCGCCGTTACTCGCGTTGAGCGTCCCTATTTTTGACACGGTGAGCGTGGTATTCATCCGCTGGCGGGCCAAGGTGCCCGTTTTTGAGGGCGACCGGCGGCACTTCTCGCACCGGCTTGTCAACATCGGCATGACCCAGCAACAGGCGGTCGAGTTCATCTACCTCGTGGCGGCCGTCACGGGCTTGGGCGCCGGTCTCCTCCGCCAAGTCAATACGATCGGCACGATCATCATCCTGGCGCAAACCTGTGGATTGTTCCTCCTCCTCGTACTCATAATGAGCGCGGGCAGCAAACAATCGCGAGTACCATCAAGTGAATCAACGAAGACGCAAAACGCGCCGAACGGCAACCACTTCTGAAGCCGTTGCCGCGAAGGTTGGCGCGTCGCCGCCCCCGTCTCGAACGGAACAACAGGACGCCGTGGCCGAATTGCTGACCGCCCTCGTGTTGGGCTGCATTGCCATGCTGCGCCCCTGGCGTGACGGGATGGCATTCCCCGCCATTAACGACTATTACCTTTGGGTGCAGGCTGCTCTGTTTGCCCTTGTGGCCGCGCGCATGCTGGTCCGGCGCGAAGCGTTACGGTTTCCACTGCTTGTCATCCTGTTCGCCGCGTTCCTGGGGGTTGCATTTCTAACAACTCTGGATACCGTACAGTACAACAACAGCTACAGAACCCTGATTGTGTGGGCGGGGCATTTCTTCCTCTTTGCCGTCGCGGCCCAGACCCTTCGCCAGCCCCGCAGTTTCGCCATCGTCTTGGCGGGATTCGTGGCGGGCGCGTTCGCGGAAGCCGCGTTCAGCGTCATGCACCTCAAATACTACATCCCCCTGGTGCGGGACCGCGTTAAGATGGACCCAACCCTGGTGCAACGGTATTTCAGCGCCGCGGAGCTGAACCCCGAGATCGCCCGGCGCCTCAACACCAATCGCGCGTTTGGCACATTTCTGTTTCCCAACGCCCTGGCAGGGTACATGGTCCTGTGTGTGCCGTTCGCGTTGGGCGCGTCGGCTTACAGCATTCGAACCCTTCGCGCCTTATTGAAGCGGCCCGATGCGCCCTCATCGCCACCAAGCGAGGGGGCCGCTCTGGCTGCAACAGCGGCAATCGGGTCGTGGGCCGCAACCGCCGTCATCGCTTATACCGCGCTTTCCCTTTTC is drawn from Candidatus Hydrogenedentota bacterium and contains these coding sequences:
- a CDS encoding MraY family glycosyltransferase, which gives rise to MRTWTNWYLIYAVTLGLSFGISMGLTSVVRYLALRWQILDHPGERKMQREAVPLLGGVSIIVTFYVMVIGSLVLVQPVREFGIQWLETHVFQFLGKDHEIKLLGIFAGGILIALLGLTDDLKALRPWLKLLGQCVAATVLVLSDMKLDLFSEAWLGAWPVTSYVVSSLLTILWVVFMTNSMNLLDNMDGLSAGVAAIAAFSFFICALRTDEAFICVLLMVFAGSVLGFLIHNLYPARIYMGDTGAMFCGYILATLSILITFYNESTPSRIAIAAPLLALSVPIFDTVSVVFIRWRAKVPVFEGDRRHFSHRLVNIGMTQQQAVEFIYLVAAVTGLGAGLLRQVNTIGTIIILAQTCGLFLLLVLIMSAGSKQSRVPSSESTKTQNAPNGNHF